One window of Mus caroli chromosome 11, CAROLI_EIJ_v1.1, whole genome shotgun sequence genomic DNA carries:
- the Nacad gene encoding LOW QUALITY PROTEIN: NAC-alpha domain-containing protein 1 (The sequence of the model RefSeq protein was modified relative to this genomic sequence to represent the inferred CDS: deleted 1 base in 1 codon): protein MSALPLALRSASARRAGARSLGLIGGRGSADVIYAPPPSRGAVAVQATPSALTDRGTERQGYRQAHVQAMPGEAAGAELPLPEAGGPESRTGHSCDAAIATILKGDQLEPHGLTPGPSPLALTLLSSKPGARPQPEGASWDAGPSGAASAWVDPAEGSSSLVVLPEGLPLRPVPAEGPLPTTLEPRIVMGEETCQVIASPRAAWPVLRDREGGHPALHPPPELCSQGDPPVPSPPPDLESYFTPPSTPTKSTHALLPDHGPHRDAWDLEAELLDELLDSTPASPSGSYITADGDSWASSPSCSLSLLDPAEGLDFPSDWGLSPSGSVADDLEPHPAAPPEPPSSESSLSADSSSSWSQEGHFFDPNFLANDPMIPAALLPFRGSLIFQVEAVEVTPLPQEEEEDEEEVAAPAAAAAPAAATPDGDLAGEGEDDSTSASFLQSLSDLSIIEGMDEAFAFRDDTSAASSDSDSASYAGADDDRLYSGEPHAQPSAQNTEQAYRSRATFPGIESTPQTSEQEIHLINSQESVAEIAEEILTLGLESEAMRTPPDQQAAPGPQVEEAPTVTPWVGNKVDSVAEQASKALPEPCQEGRSTILGCKPLSAEAIPALQEGASPSLCPVLPEKKEEGQGLPSTLEYVAVALEGPWKAEGGVTIPQDPLMTLPPLLQSTVPTSGPESVVVVVEPQQNEGCVTVLPDVLPPPRQSADPTSGPEAMAVATYEFQQAKEGIPELQDSPVASPPALQGSDPTSEPEPEVVVTSRSQQDEGIVIVPQESPTASSLTLQSSHPTSDQECEVAATLGPQQAEEGVTIPQVAPVASPSLLQGLESTSDLESVVVGTLESQQDEGTATATQDTPVMAPPPLRGTDSTSDPELIAPDTSQALQREAGYTPGTKPSVSEAHQELGVASGPRPVPKEGDAEPPPHSAPPASNQAQQNGSEPGDKSDSFGAPEEESGPTLSTKTSEPTSCLGEKVAANMSAPKRGACLEAHDGVKTHSPQREALRSKNKRGRGTKSPGQGNGPKSATSQGAMETFRAHSAAHSEVSQPQLISNKDTSGPRLPVAVSVQARLGSCPGSPSRATCTLSRVYAEETARCAPPFQHSEPMLGLGSAEQPKVTAGIPNLSPDNSAEQVTTPQNRFLDPDPAPSTLDRASQSSPGPPDPCLCPPPQKASVEEEKPPASCNPMPRAGAQGAAAITTSGSTKPPGARQRVSLSPHSTLNPKVTPTDTKDLACIISSPCQVPPPSGTQNPSGPRGFPALEQKDEDSLEEDVQRAPGSGQRWESHGESSSELDEYLAPPQDAQRAPGSGQRSESHGESSSELGEQDLSPQKSQCPAQGPAGSNEETIAKAKQSRSEKKARKAMSKLGLRQIQGVTRITIQKSKNILFVIAKPDVFKSPASDTYVVFGEAKIEDLSQQVHKAAAEKFKVPSEPSALVPELSPGPRVRAECEEQEEEDEEVEEAGLEPRDIELVMAQANVTRAKAVRALKDNHSDIVNAIMELTM, encoded by the exons ATGAGCGCCCTCCCTCTGGCGCTCCGCAGTGCT AGTGCTCGGCGCGCTGGCGCACGCTCACTCGGCTTGATAGGCGGGCGGGGCAGCGCTGACGTCAtttacgcccccccccccagcagagGGGCGGTGGCCGTGCAGGCTACTCCGAGCGCATTGacggacagagggacagagagacaggggtATCGGCAGGCACACGTCCAGGCCATGCCAGGGGAGGCTGCGGGCGCTGAGCTGCCGctgcctgaggcaggagggccTGAATCCCGCACAG GTCACTCATGTGATGCAGCTATTGCAACCATCCTGAAAGGGGACCAACTGGAGCCCCATGGCCTGACCCCGGGGCCTAGTCCTCTGGCCCTCACGCTCCTGTCCAGCAAGCCAGGTGCCCGGCCCCAGCCTGAGGGGGCCAGCTGGGATGCAGGGCCCAGTGGAGCTGCCTCAGCCTGGGTGGACCCGGCAGAGGGCAGCTCAAGCCTAGTGGTCCTCCCCGAGGGCCTGCCTCTCCGGCCTGTGCCTGCCGAAGGCCCTCTCCCCACCACCCTGGAGCCCCGCATCGTGATGGGTGAGGAGACATGCCAGGTCATCGCTTCACCTAGGGCAGCCTGGCCAGTGCTCAGGGACCGGGAGGGTGGGCACCCTGCCCTGCACCCACCTCCAGAGCTGTGTTCTCAGGGCGATCCTCCtgtgccttcccctccccccgaTCTCGAGTCTTACTTCACACCCCCCTCTACTCCCACCAAGAGCACCCAtgccctgcttcctgaccatggGCCCCACAGGGATGCCTGGGACCTGGAGGCCGAGCTGCTGGATGAGTTATTGGACTCCACGCCAGCCTCACCCTCCGGCTCCTACATTACAGCAGACGGGGACAGCTGGGCTTCATCCCCTTCCTGTTCCCTCAGCCTGTTGGACCCAGCTGAAGGGCTGGACTTTCCCTCCGACTGGGGCCTCTCCCCATCAGGGTCAGTGGCAGATGACCTAGAGCCACACCCCGCAGCACCTCCAGAGCCCCCATCCTCTGAGTCtagcctctcagcagacagcagCTCTTCCTGGAGCCAAGAGGGCCATTTCTTTGACCCGAACTTCCTGGCCAACGACCCGATGATCCCTGCTGCCCTACTACCCTTCCGGGGTAGCCTCATCTTCCAGGTAGAGGCTGTGGAGGTGACACCATTGccccaagaggaggaggaagacgaagaGGAGGtagctgctcctgctgctgctgctgctcctgctgctgcaaCCCCAGATGGAGACCTGGCTGGGGAGGGTGAGGATGACAGCACATCTGCCTCCTTCCTGCAGTCGCTATCTGACCTGTCCATCATCGAGGGCATGGATGAGGCCTTCGCCTTCCGGGATGATACCTCCGCAGCCTCCTCTGACTCAGACTCGGCTTCCTATGCTGGGGCAGACGATGACAGGCTGTACAGTGGGGAGCCCCATGCCCAGCCCAGTGCTCAGAATACAGAGCAGGCCTACAGAAGCAGGGCCACATTCCCAGGGATAGAGTCCACACCTCAGACATCAGAGCAAGAGATCCATCTTATCAATAGCCAGGAATCAGTTGCAGAAATAGCAGAAGAGATCCTAACTCTAGGCCTAGAGTCTGAAGCTATGAGGACACCTCCTGATCAGCAAGCAGCTCCAGGCCCCCAGGTGGAGGAAGCTCCTACAGTGACCCCTTGGGTGGGGAACAAAGTTGACTCGGTTGCAGAACAAGCATCCAAGGCTCTTCCGGAGCCCTGCCAGGAGGGGAGAAGCACCATCCTAGGCTGTAAGCCCCTCTCTGCAGAGGCAATTCCAGCTCTGCAGGAAGGAGCAAGCCCCAGCTTGTGTCCAGTCCTtcctgagaagaaggaagaaggccaGGGCCTTCCCTCGACACTGGAGTATGTGGCTGTGGCTTTAGAGGGGCCCTGGAAGGCTGAGGGAGGTGTCACAATACCGCAGGACCCCCTTATGACATTGCCCCCACTCTTGCAAAGTACAGTTCCCACCTCAGGCCCAGAGTCTGTGGTGGTAGTCGTAGAGCCCCAGCAGAACGAAGGGTGTGTCACAGTACTCCCTGATGTATTACCTCCACCCCGACAAAGTGCAGATCCAACCTCAGGTCCAGAGGCTATGGCCGTGGCTACATATGAGTTCCAGCAGGCTAAGGAAGGTATCCCAGAACTCCAGGATTCCCCTGTGGCATCACCCCCAGCACTGCAAGGCTCAGATCCCACCTCAGAGCCAGAACCTGAAGTTGTGGTCACATCGAGGTCCCAGCAGGATGAAGGGATTGTCATAGTACCCCAGGAGTCTCCTACAGCATCATCTCTAACCCTACAAAGCTCACATCCCACTTCGGACCAAGAATGTGAGGTTGCTGCCACACTGGGACCACAGCAGGCTGAGGAGGGCGTCACCATACCCCAGGTTGCCCCAGTAGCATCACCTTCACTGCTGCAAGGCTTAGAGTCAACCTCAGACCTAGAATCTGTGGTTGTAGGCACACTGGAGTCCCAGCAGGATGAAGGGACTGCCACAGCAACCCAGGACACCCCTGTGATGGCACCTCCACCCCTTCGAGGTACAGATTCCACCTCGGACCCAGAGCTGATAGCTCCAGACACCTCTCAGGCCCTGCAGAGAGAAGCAGGCTATACCCCAGGGACCAAGCCTTCTGTCTCTGAGGCCCATCAGGAATTGGGTGTGGCCTCAGGACCAAGGCCAGTGCCTAAGGAGGGGGATGCAGAGCCTCCTCCACACTCAGCACCCCCAGCTTCAAACCAAGCCCAACAGAATGGCTCAGAGCCAGGTGACAAGAGTGACAGCTTTGGGGCTCCAGAAGAAGAGTCAGGTCCCACTTTGAGCACAAAGACCTCTGAGCCCACATCTTGCCTGGGGGAGAAAGTAGCTGCCAACATGTCTGCACCCAAGCGAGGAGCATGTCTTGAAGCCCATGATGGGGTCAAGACCCACTCACCTCAAAGAGAGGCCTTGAGGTCCAAGAACAAGCGTGGAAGAGGCACCAAATCACCAGGGCAGGGAAATGGGCCCAAGTCAGCAACATCCCAAGGTGCCATGGAGACTTTCAGGGCACATTCTGCTGCTCACTCCGAGGTCAGCCAGCCACAGCTGATAAGCAACAAGGACACCTCAGGTCCCAGGCTGCCTGTGGCTGTATCTGTACAAGCCAGGCTAGGTTCCTGCCCAGGGTCCCCATCGAGAGCCACATGCACACTGAGCAGGGTCTACGCTGAAGAGACTgccaggtgtgcaccacccttCCAGCACTCAGAGCCTATGCTGGGCCTGGGCAGTGCTGAACAGCCCAAGGTGACCGCTGGTATCCCTAATCTTTCCCCAGACAACTCTGCTGAGCAGGTCACCACACCTCAGAATAGGTTTCTGGACCCTGACCCTGCTCCCAGTACCCTCGACAGGGCATCCCAATCATCCCCGGGGCCTCCAGACCCCTGCCTGTGCCCCCCTCCCCAGAAAGCctctgtggaagaagagaagcccCCGGCCTCGTGTAACCCGATGCCTCGGGCAGGAGCCCAGGGAGCTGCCGCCATCACCACCTCAGGATCCACAAAGCCTCCAGGAGCCCGGCAGCGTGTCAGCCTCTCACCTCACTCCACCCTCAACCCCAAGGTGACCCCCACAGATACCAAAGACCTGGCTTGCATCATCTCAAGCCCCTGCCAAGTGCCTCCTCCCTCTGGGACCCAGAACCCATCAGGGCCTCGAGGGTTCCCAGCTCTTGAACAAAAGGATGAGGATAGCCTGGAGGAAG ACGTGCAGAGGGCTCCAGGCTCCGGCCAGCGTTGGGAGAGCCACGGGGAGTCGTCCAGTGAGCTGGATGAGTACCTCGCCCCTCCCCAAGACGCGCAGAGGGCCCCAGGCTCCGGCCAGCGTTCAGAGAGCCACGGGGAGTCGTCCAGTGAGCTGGGTGAGCAGGATCTCTCACCTCAGAAATCGCAGTGCCCGGCACAG GGCCCAGCAGGCAGCAACGAGGAGACCATTGCCAAAGCCAAGCAAAGCCGCAGTGAGAAGAAGGCTCGAAAG GCAATGTCAAAACTAGGCTTGCGGCAGATTCAGGGAGTCACCAGGATCACCATCCAGAAGTCCAAGAATATCTTGTTTGTCATTGCCAAGCCGGATGTCTTCAAGAGCCCCGCCTCAGATACCTATGTGGTCTTTGGCGAGGCCAAG ATCGAGGACCTGTCCCAGCAAGTACACAAAGCTGCAGCAGAGAAGTTCAAGGTGCCCTCAGAGCCCTCAGCCCTGGTCCCTGAGCTGTCACCTGGGCCCCGTGTGAGGGCTGAGTgtgaggagcaagaggaggaagatgaggag GTAGAGGAGGCTGGACTAGAACCTCGTGACATTGAACTGGTGATGGCCCAGGCCAATGTGACCCGGGCAAAGGCTGTGCGGGCCCTGAAGGACAACCACAGTGATATTGTCAATGCTATCATG GAGCTGACAATGTAG